Part of the Sodalinema gerasimenkoae IPPAS B-353 genome is shown below.
AGCCAACGCAAACATAATGAAACGATCGCATTTTAGTCCATCCCCAGCCTTCCCCGAAATCCCAGCAAACTTCCCAATTGGATACCATCTTGACCCAAATCCCCCCTCAAGTCATCACCACACCACCCTCAATCAAGTCTGAAGTTTCATTACCAAAACTCTCCCAAGGCAACCCAGGTGCTGCATACTCAATCCGTCATCTGTTGCAACTGACAAGGACAAACTTCCGTGAACCAACACAAACGAATTGGGATATTGACCAGTGGCGGTGACTGTGCCGGCTTAAACGCCGCCATTCGAGGCGTTGTACGCTGTGCTAATCAACAAGGTTGGGAGGTTTTAGGGATTTGCCAAGCCACCAACGGCTTAATGGCAGACCCCCCCAACGCCATCCCCCTAACCCTTGCCAATGTTGACCCCATCTTAACCCGAGGTGGAACCATTCTCGGAACCACCAATAAAGGCAATCCCTTCGCCTTTAAACTCCCTGATGGAACCGTGAGCGATCGCAGCCAAGACATTATCAACGGATATTATAAACTAGAACTCGACGCCCTCATTGGCATTGGCGGCGATGGCAGTTTAGCCATTTTACATCGTCTCGCCAAACAAGGAAAATTCAACTTTATCGGCATTCCCAAAACCATCGATAACGACGTTGGCATCACCGAACGCTCCATCGGCTTTGACACCGCCGTCACCATTGCCACCGAAGCCTTAGACCGACTTCACTTCACCGCCGCCAGTCACAACCGGGTCATGATATTAGAAGTCATGGGACGAGACGCCGGTCATATTGCCCTCAACGCCGGAATCGCCGGTGGGGCCGATGTCATTCTCATCCCCGAAATCAACTATAAACTCGAAAACATCTGCTACGCCATCCAAGAACGACAAAAACGGGGACAAAACTACACCATTATTATCGTCTCCGAAGCCGTCTGTACCGAAGCCGGGGAACACATGACCAAAATGGAACAGTTCGGCGAATGTCGCCTGGGAGGAATTGGTCAATATCTCTCCGACAAAATCGGCGAAGCCACCGCCGCCGAAACCCGCGTCACCGTTTTAGGCCATATCCAACGGGGTGGCATCTCTTCCCCCCATGACCGCTTATTAGCCTCCGCCTTTGGCGTCGCCGCCGTCGAAGCCATTGCCCGGGACGAGTACGACGTTATGGTAACCTGGCAAAATCGGGAAGTCATCACCGTTCCCATCGCCGAAGCCATCAAAACCTATCGCGTGGTTGACCCTCAAGGAACCCTCGTCAAAACTGCACGTGGCTTAGGAATTTGTTTAGGAGACTAACCATCATCAAGACACAGAGAACATCAATCCGGTATCATCCTCTGTGTCTGCGTGATATAGCAATCGAAGATTGACTATCCTGAACGAGCAACCCTTTCTGAAGGGGTGGATAACGATCGGACGGTATTGCCCGTTGCCTTCTCTTCCCTACTGCCTACTGCCTACTGCCTACTGCCTTCTTCTCCCCCATTTTTTGTCCTATTCACCTACTGCCTACTGCCTACTGCCTTCTTCTCCCCCATTTTTTGTCCTATTCAGACCAATTTTTGCTATAACATTTCACAACCCTCCAGAATCCATGGCTGTGTACGACGACCGAGAAGCCTTCATCCCCTACCGACTTAACGACCTCGTCCAACTCTGTCTTCAAGACGGAGAACTTCCCCCCGAAGACCAGCAAACCTTCCGGGATTTTTCCCATCTTCTGGCCAACTACTATCACGTCAAATTTCACCATTACGCCAGCGAAATTCTCGACAACTACGCCGCCTTCAACCCCGACAGAGACACCCACGCCATTTCCGAACCCACCGCCGCCGAACTCCAAGCCATGGATGAGCGAGTAGTGGACAAATTTCGCCAAGTTCTCAAAGGGGCCAATTACATCGAACTCTCCGACGAACTGCTGCAACAGGCCCTCAGCGAAAAACCTCTAGTTGACTTAAAAACCAACGTTGACTTTCAGGACTTCGACCGCTTCCTCTGTTTCTACCGAGGAGACATCTTTGAAACCGCCAAACTCAAGAAATGGGTCTTCTGGACTCAAGAACGGGAATTAGATATTTTGCAGCGAGTTGTCGTTCTAATTCGCTATAAAGGCCCCAAACACTTTGAACATCGCAACATCGACCTCGATGAGATGAAGTTCATCCCCGGCAAAATGTATGTCTATCTCTATAAAAACGTCCCCAAATCCGACCTAGAACTGCTATTTCCCAACGTGCAAACCAGCATGACCCTCAAAGATAAGCTCTTATTTGGCATTCCCGCCATTGGGGCCGCCGTTCCCGCCATCTTAAGAGTGCTTCCCCAACTGTTGCTGGTCATTAGCGTCATCCTTTTCCTCACCATTGGCCCCCCAGAAATTGACGAACTGCAAGCCGACGAAGAAGACGTACAAAACCTACTTCCCGTCTTACTCGCCGTCGCCTCCCTCACCATGGCCTTAGGGGGATTAGCCTTCAAACAATATAGCCAGTACCAAAACAAACGCATCAAATTTCAGAAAAAAGTCACCGACACCCTGTTTTTCCGTAACATCGCCACCAACGCCAGCGTTTTTACCAGTCTCATCAACTCCGCC
Proteins encoded:
- a CDS encoding ATP-dependent 6-phosphofructokinase; translated protein: MNQHKRIGILTSGGDCAGLNAAIRGVVRCANQQGWEVLGICQATNGLMADPPNAIPLTLANVDPILTRGGTILGTTNKGNPFAFKLPDGTVSDRSQDIINGYYKLELDALIGIGGDGSLAILHRLAKQGKFNFIGIPKTIDNDVGITERSIGFDTAVTIATEALDRLHFTAASHNRVMILEVMGRDAGHIALNAGIAGGADVILIPEINYKLENICYAIQERQKRGQNYTIIIVSEAVCTEAGEHMTKMEQFGECRLGGIGQYLSDKIGEATAAETRVTVLGHIQRGGISSPHDRLLASAFGVAAVEAIARDEYDVMVTWQNREVITVPIAEAIKTYRVVDPQGTLVKTARGLGICLGD
- a CDS encoding TMEM143 family protein; this translates as MAVYDDREAFIPYRLNDLVQLCLQDGELPPEDQQTFRDFSHLLANYYHVKFHHYASEILDNYAAFNPDRDTHAISEPTAAELQAMDERVVDKFRQVLKGANYIELSDELLQQALSEKPLVDLKTNVDFQDFDRFLCFYRGDIFETAKLKKWVFWTQERELDILQRVVVLIRYKGPKHFEHRNIDLDEMKFIPGKMYVYLYKNVPKSDLELLFPNVQTSMTLKDKLLFGIPAIGAAVPAILRVLPQLLLVISVILFLTIGPPEIDELQADEEDVQNLLPVLLAVASLTMALGGLAFKQYSQYQNKRIKFQKKVTDTLFFRNIATNASVFTSLINSAQDEECKEVILVYYHLLTHPKPLTPEQLDDEIEQWMESHFGIQLDFDIKTPLKSLETLRGGPENKPLLSYDDQGHCQVVPLAEAQQIIDWVWDRIFDYANV